The following are encoded in a window of Ruminiclostridium herbifermentans genomic DNA:
- the glgP gene encoding alpha-glucan family phosphorylase yields the protein MYLVGKINVISALPEEFKRLNDIAYNLWWSWNPEAIDLYREIDLDLWKKLNRNPVRFLQEVSQKKLQSKLNDADFMKRLENVVNTFDNYMSEKNTWFNKTYPQNTDKMIAYFSAEYGLNEVLPIYSGGLGVLSGDHCKAASDLGLPFTAIGLFYKQGYFSQRINSDGWQQTCFNDLNVSQLPILPALNQNGEQVQISITFAGRTVYAQVWKVQIGRINLYLMDTDVPQNSNNDRSLTARLYGGDQETRIQQEIFLGIGGIRVLDALGINATVYHMNEGHSAFMGLELIRKLVNEKHISFSEAKKIVENSSIFTTHTPVPAGNDVFPLYMMDKYFGDFWGQLGLSRYDFLELGLKKSEDQNFNMTVLALTLAGRKNGVSELHGAVSRDIFSDVWPGVPKNDIPITHVTNGIHTLTWISPKIKALYDKYLGSDWTSKIYESSTFEGIDNIPDEELWEIHKELKLKLINFVRAKLKQQKLANGESMEAVRQVDNFLDPNALTIGFARRFATYKRANLIFRNLARIQKILNNPEKPMQIIFAGKAHPADGPAHDVIKNINDIAKQEGFYGKVILLENYNMTVARNLVQGVDVWMNNPRRPLEASGTSGQKVCINGIINFSILDGWWCEGYDGENGWVIGDETEFDNEYSQDNIDSESIYDTLESKIVPLFYNVNEKGIPTEWVRMMKNSIKSLTWNYSTDRMVKEYTERMYLPAINGTEMVCADNYSLAKQLSAFEQHMKANWHQVQLFSEKFMNNLKDYKSDSGHEIHLTAYAKLGIIDPSDVMVEVYYGSLCNGMIINAQSIEMKLDGKTEDGSYKYSLDLKIEDGGEYAYTFRATPKNPNLINRFDTGLIRWVE from the coding sequence ATGTATTTAGTCGGTAAAATTAATGTAATTTCAGCATTGCCAGAAGAATTTAAAAGACTTAATGATATTGCTTATAATTTATGGTGGTCATGGAATCCTGAAGCCATTGACCTCTATAGAGAAATCGATTTAGACTTGTGGAAAAAACTGAACAGAAATCCAGTACGTTTCTTACAGGAAGTAAGTCAAAAAAAGCTCCAATCAAAACTTAATGATGCAGATTTTATGAAAAGGCTAGAAAATGTAGTAAATACATTTGACAATTACATGTCTGAAAAAAACACATGGTTTAATAAAACATATCCTCAAAATACAGATAAGATGATTGCATATTTTTCTGCTGAATATGGATTAAATGAAGTATTGCCTATTTATTCAGGAGGTCTAGGTGTACTTTCAGGAGATCATTGTAAAGCCGCAAGCGATCTTGGTCTTCCATTCACAGCAATAGGTCTGTTCTATAAGCAGGGCTACTTCAGTCAGAGAATAAATTCAGATGGCTGGCAGCAAACTTGTTTTAATGACCTAAATGTATCACAATTGCCAATTCTACCAGCATTAAATCAAAATGGTGAGCAAGTGCAAATTAGTATTACCTTTGCTGGCAGAACAGTGTATGCACAAGTATGGAAGGTTCAGATAGGCAGAATTAATTTATACCTTATGGATACAGATGTTCCACAAAACTCTAATAACGATAGATCTCTTACAGCAAGATTATATGGCGGTGATCAAGAAACAAGAATTCAACAGGAAATCTTCCTTGGGATTGGTGGTATAAGGGTATTAGACGCATTGGGCATTAATGCAACAGTATATCATATGAACGAAGGTCACTCCGCATTTATGGGATTAGAACTTATTAGAAAGCTTGTTAATGAAAAACACATAAGCTTCAGTGAAGCTAAAAAAATTGTTGAGAATTCATCAATATTTACTACTCATACTCCTGTTCCAGCTGGTAATGATGTATTCCCTCTTTATATGATGGATAAATACTTCGGAGATTTCTGGGGACAATTAGGGTTAAGCAGATATGATTTCTTGGAACTTGGACTTAAAAAGTCAGAAGATCAAAACTTCAATATGACTGTTCTTGCACTAACCCTAGCAGGTAGAAAAAATGGAGTAAGTGAGCTTCATGGAGCTGTTTCAAGAGATATATTTAGCGATGTATGGCCTGGAGTACCAAAAAATGATATTCCAATTACACATGTAACTAATGGTATTCACACATTAACATGGATTTCACCTAAAATAAAAGCACTTTATGACAAATATCTTGGTAGTGACTGGACATCTAAAATATACGAAAGTTCTACTTTTGAAGGTATCGATAATATTCCGGACGAAGAATTATGGGAAATTCATAAAGAATTAAAATTAAAGCTAATTAACTTTGTAAGGGCAAAACTTAAGCAACAAAAGCTAGCAAATGGTGAATCTATGGAAGCTGTAAGACAAGTAGATAATTTCCTTGATCCAAATGCACTTACTATTGGTTTTGCTAGAAGATTCGCCACATATAAACGTGCAAATCTGATTTTCAGAAATTTAGCCAGAATTCAAAAGATTCTTAACAACCCAGAAAAACCAATGCAAATTATCTTTGCTGGTAAGGCACATCCTGCTGATGGCCCTGCACATGATGTTATTAAAAACATTAATGATATTGCAAAGCAAGAAGGTTTTTACGGAAAAGTTATTTTGCTTGAAAACTATAATATGACTGTTGCAAGAAATTTAGTTCAAGGCGTTGATGTATGGATGAACAATCCAAGAAGACCTCTTGAAGCCAGCGGAACTAGTGGTCAAAAAGTTTGTATAAATGGTATTATAAACTTTAGTATTTTAGACGGCTGGTGGTGTGAAGGTTATGACGGAGAAAACGGTTGGGTTATAGGTGATGAGACAGAATTTGACAACGAGTATTCTCAAGATAATATTGACAGCGAATCAATCTATGACACTTTAGAAAGCAAGATAGTACCTTTATTCTACAATGTTAATGAAAAAGGTATTCCAACAGAATGGGTTCGCATGATGAAAAACTCCATCAAATCTCTAACTTGGAACTATAGTACTGATAGAATGGTAAAGGAATATACAGAAAGAATGTATCTTCCTGCAATAAATGGCACCGAAATGGTATGTGCTGATAACTATAGCCTTGCTAAACAGCTTTCAGCCTTTGAACAGCATATGAAAGCTAATTGGCATCAGGTTCAGTTATTCTCTGAAAAGTTCATGAACAACCTAAAAGATTATAAATCTGACTCTGGACATGAAATACACCTGACTGCTTATGCAAAGCTTGGAATTATAGATCCATCAGATGTTATGGTTGAGGTATATTATGGTTCTTTATGCAACGGTATGATAATTAATGCTCAATCCATAGAAATGAAGTTAGATGGTAAAACTGAGGATGGTTCCTATAAGTACTCCTTAGATCTAAAAATAGAAGATGGCGGCGAATATGCTTATACCTTCAGAGCTACACCAAAGAATCCAAACCTTATTAATAGATTTGACACAGGCTTAATTCGTTGGGTTGAATAA
- a CDS encoding putative ABC transporter permease, producing MIKRFFLYGIIGWSMEIVWTGLYSLMNGDMALEAYTSLWMLFIYGCAVFLEPLHDIIHDWNVVLRGIIWVVIIWGIEYSTGKILLGMLNVYPWQYFGKFAVEGLVRLDYAPAWFVAGILFERVHATFDRLKIT from the coding sequence ATGATTAAACGATTCTTTTTATATGGTATTATTGGCTGGAGCATGGAGATAGTTTGGACTGGCCTATATTCACTAATGAATGGTGATATGGCTTTAGAAGCATATACCAGCCTCTGGATGTTATTTATATATGGATGTGCTGTATTCTTAGAACCCCTGCATGACATAATCCACGATTGGAATGTAGTCTTGAGAGGTATTATTTGGGTTGTAATAATTTGGGGTATAGAATACTCTACAGGAAAGATATTGCTTGGAATGCTTAATGTCTATCCCTGGCAGTACTTTGGCAAATTTGCTGTTGAAGGACTTGTTAGGTTAGATTATGCACCGGCTTGGTTTGTCGCGGGTATATTATTTGAGAGAGTACATGCCACATTTGATAGATTAAAGATAACTTAA
- a CDS encoding dockerin type I repeat-containing protein codes for MFIKSLGLRRSISYLLCLSILACVFSITSAIAVPGGTQAAAVVYGDLNGDGAVDALDNALMKQYLLGTTTFTSEQKAAGDVDASGSIDALDFAIMKQFLLKIIDKFPADKGEDEYVHPIVIPSFSQLQANPKLPDPFKFYNGDKVTTKAQWKARQKEISALAQAFIYGSKPEAPDSVKGSFSNNKITVTVTDNGKTISFTCSIQYPSKGTAPYPAMIGIGMNTLNSSNILNMGVALITFPCDELGAQSGANSRGTGKFYDLYGKNHSAGSLMAWAWGVDRLIDALETTPEARINAAKLGVTGGSRYGKGALACGAFNERIQLTIPQESGSGGAASWRVSDWQKSRGQNVQTAAQIVTENPWQGSAFAQFGNAVNKLPVDQHLVAGLCAPRGLLIIENTSMEWLGNVSCFATGKTTNMIYEALGVPSNMGYSSVGHPDHCVLPSSQFPEVEAFIKKFLLGDNSVNTNYMKQDGGITFDKNMWVDWDIPVLK; via the coding sequence ATGTTCATTAAGTCTTTAGGTTTAAGAAGAAGTATCTCGTATTTACTATGTTTATCAATTTTAGCCTGCGTTTTTTCTATAACCAGTGCTATTGCTGTTCCTGGTGGAACACAGGCGGCAGCAGTTGTTTATGGAGACCTAAATGGTGATGGGGCAGTAGATGCTCTAGACAATGCACTAATGAAACAATATTTACTTGGAACCACTACATTTACAAGTGAACAGAAAGCTGCTGGTGATGTTGATGCAAGCGGCTCAATAGATGCTCTTGACTTTGCTATTATGAAGCAATTTTTATTAAAGATTATCGACAAATTCCCAGCTGATAAGGGTGAGGATGAATATGTTCATCCAATAGTTATTCCTTCATTCTCACAATTACAAGCAAATCCTAAGCTTCCAGACCCTTTCAAGTTCTATAATGGTGATAAGGTTACTACAAAGGCTCAATGGAAAGCTCGTCAGAAGGAAATTAGTGCTCTTGCTCAGGCATTTATTTATGGAAGTAAACCAGAGGCACCAGATAGCGTAAAAGGTTCATTTAGTAACAATAAAATAACTGTAACTGTTACTGATAATGGTAAAACAATATCATTTACTTGTTCAATACAGTATCCATCAAAAGGAACTGCGCCTTATCCTGCAATGATAGGTATTGGTATGAATACTCTTAATTCATCAAATATATTGAATATGGGTGTAGCGTTGATTACCTTCCCTTGTGATGAGTTAGGTGCACAGTCAGGTGCTAACTCAAGAGGAACTGGTAAGTTCTATGACTTGTATGGCAAAAATCATTCTGCAGGTTCACTGATGGCTTGGGCTTGGGGTGTTGACCGCTTGATAGATGCATTAGAAACAACTCCTGAAGCTAGAATTAATGCAGCTAAGCTTGGTGTAACAGGTGGATCACGTTACGGAAAGGGTGCTCTTGCATGTGGTGCGTTTAATGAGAGAATTCAGTTAACTATACCTCAAGAATCAGGCTCTGGTGGAGCTGCTAGCTGGAGAGTATCTGACTGGCAAAAATCAAGAGGACAAAATGTACAGACTGCTGCACAAATTGTAACAGAAAATCCATGGCAGGGAAGTGCATTTGCACAATTCGGAAATGCAGTAAACAAGCTGCCAGTTGACCAGCATTTGGTTGCAGGACTTTGTGCACCACGTGGTTTATTGATAATAGAAAATACATCAATGGAATGGTTAGGAAATGTTAGCTGTTTTGCAACAGGAAAAACAACAAATATGATATATGAAGCACTTGGAGTACCAAGCAATATGGGTTATTCTTCAGTGGGACATCCTGACCATTGTGTACTTCCATCTTCTCAATTCCCTGAAGTAGAAGCATTTATTAAGAAATTCTTATTAGGAGACAACTCTGTTAATACAAATTACATGAAGCAAGATGGTGGAATTACATTTGACAAAAATATGTGGGTTGATTGGGATATTCCAGTATTGAAATAG